The Cylindrospermum stagnale PCC 7417 genome segment CCTCGCCACCACCGCTTTTACTGCTTGCTCATCTCCAGAAATAACTGTGCTTTCTGGACTATTGATGGCAGCAATCACCACTTTTGCGGCAGACTCTTCTATGACAGCAGTAACCTGCTGTTGGTTCGCCATTAGTGCTACCATCATGCCCCCCTTCGGTAATTGCTGTATTAGCTTTCCTCGGGCTACAATTAATTTCAAAGCGTCTTCAAGGGAGAAAACTCCGGCGACACAAGCAGCAATATATTCTCCGACACTGTGACCCATGACAGCGGACGGAGTTATTCCCCAAGACTGCCACAAACAATACAAAGCATATTCAAGCGCAAATAGACAGGGTTGAGTGTAAGCGGTTTCATCTAGCGGCGAGTTTTCCCCTGGTCGAGGATAGATAACCTCAAGCAAGGATTTCTCTAAATAGGGCTGTAAAATTTCATTGCACCGTTCGAGAGCCTTTCTAAAAGTTGGCTGTGTTTCGTAGAGTTGTCGTCCCATCTCAACATATTGAGAACCCTGTCCGGTGAACAAGAAAGCAATTTTAGCTGGCTCTGAATTATTTATTTCCCCACTGCTAAATCCCACCGCTTCTTCATTTTGATGGAAGGCTGCCAATTTGCCCTTAATTTCTTCTGCTGAAGCTCCTACTATACTCAAGCGGTGGTGTAAGTGCAGCCGTCCTGTATTAGCCGTAAAGCAAATATCAGTTAATGCTTGTTCTGGATGATTACTTAAATGCTGAAGATACAGTTCTACTAACTGCTTGAGTGCAACAGAAGTCTTTGCAGATATGACTAGAATATGCTCTGGACGTTCCCACTCGGAATTAACAGATTCAAGTTCGGGAGCTTCTTGCACCAGCATACAGGAATTGGTGCCACTGATACCAAAGCAATTTAGGGCTGCCATGCGCCGCTGGGAGCTAGTCCAAGGTGTGAGCTGAGTGGGAATTTGAACTGATGTTTTTTCCCAGTCAAGGCAGGGATTGATTTTCTTGATATTGATCTGAGGTGCAATTTCCTGATTTTGAAGAGATAAGACCAACTTGATTAAAGATGCAATACCGCTCGCTGGTTCTGGATGTCCAATATTAGCTTTGCATGAACCGACTAATATGGGAGATTCTTTAGAGTGGGAAGGTCCAAAAACTTGTTCAACAGTTGTCAATTCTGTGGCATCACCAATTGCCGTTCCTGTACCATGAGCCTCAAAATAGCTCACCTCAGCAGGATTAACTTTAGCTTGAGCTAAGACGCGACGCAATAATGCTTGCTGCGATTCCCCATTAGGTGCAGAAAAACTGTAACTCGCGCCGTCTTGATTGACACCACTACCGCGAATGACTGCTAAGATATTGTCTCGATCAGCGATCGCATCAGATAGACGTTTGAGAACCACAATACCGCAGCCTTCAGCCCTGACATACCCATCCGCACTGGCATCAAAGACTTTGCAATGGCTATTCAAAGTCAGTATTCTGCCTTTGTAGGTGTAGAGGTGGACAGTCGGATCAAGTGTTAGGTTAACTCCTCCAGCCAGAGCCATTTCGCATTCGCGTTGACGCAAGCTGGTACAGGCTTGGTGGATAGCCACTGACGAAGCAGAGCAAGCTGTATCAATAGTTAAAGCTGGCCCGGTTAGCCCCCAAGTGTAGGAGATTCGTCCGGATGCAGCGTAGGATTTAACTCCGGTCACAAAAAACAACTCGTGTTGTTTATTCAGTTCAAATGGTCGTTTTTGTACGACATCATTGTAATCTTCAGAAGTTAGACCAATGAAAACACCAGTGGGACTACCTGCCAATCTATCTGGTACATACCCCGCTCTTTCCAAAGCCTCCCAACTGACTTCTAAAAGCAAGCGATGTTGCGGGTCAATTGCACCTGCCTCTCGAGGCGAAATTCTAAAAAAATCTGGGTCGAATTGGTCGATATCTGTTAAAAAGTAGCCATAACGCAACGGCATTTTGCCAGTAACGCTGGGATCTGGATCATAATAGTTGTTGAGTGCCCAACGCGCTTCCGGAATTTCTGTAGCCGAATTAGTACCAGAGCGCAGTAATTTCCAAAAGCTCTCTGGATCGTTGGCTCCAGGAAATCGGCAACTCATGCCAATAATCGCAATAGGTTCAGTCTGATATTTCTCTAGCTTATCTAATTGACTTTCGAGCTGCTGAATTACAAAATCTGAGTTTTCCAAGGCAGAAGGGAGGTTCGAGTTGTATTCAAATTTATTCATCGTTAATTAAGATTAATATTTGGTTAAGCAATTTACAGGAAAACCTCGAAATTAGGATAGAACTTATGCACTCTACAAATTGACCATCTTATGTATGAAGAAAATTCGGTTGCTTCCGTAGTAGTAGTGATTAATTTCAGATAAATAGTGATGGCGCGGAGCGCAGTGCCGTAGGCAATCGTTAAGAACTCAATTTGCAATCTCTGAAACTAAATTACATGTTTGATAGTTTCTGTCAATCCATAAGTTCCATAATAATCAGTTGGCAAACCAATAGCAAGTAACAATCTATTGAGAATATTTTTTTTTTATTCAGAGTTATTTGATACTTTCTATGGTTTAACAGCAGAAATTTTAATTAAAAAAAACAATCCTATTTTATTTGTAAAAATATTTTTTTAACGAACTGCCTTGGCGTTCTTAGCACCAAGGAAAAGAGAATAAAGAGTGAGGTCGCAGGTTTCACAAATGATTTAGGATTGTTATAGTTGTTCACCGCCTGCGATAGCTTCTCTTCGAGACACTACGCGAACGCTCGCCGCAGGCATCGCTGAGTCTTTAATCAACATTTTGCAGGATATCAATCAAATTACTTTCCCGGAACCGTTCTTCTACAGCTTTTAGTAAAACCTTTGCTGCTGGACTTAACTCATGGAGAATCCAATCGTCTACCCGCTCAAAAAGTATTGGCAACTGTTCATGAAATCCAATAAATTAAAATCTTATTCTGGTGTTTTTCCTCGTGGTAGAGTCCCTTTGATGGGCTTTGTTTCCATCCAACCTTGGCGATCGATGCGTAGAAATCGCTCTGGAGATGAACAAGCGATCGCCAAATTGGGTGTTTTTCTACCAGAAGTTTTAAAGCTTACTTAACGGCATCTAAAGAAAGATTGTCATCATATATATCGTATGATTCCTGTCCGTGGTAAACCCCCATTTTTTGGTAGTCATTCGAGTAATGATGCAACATAAACTCCTGCCCAACCCACACCGCCAATGTGCAATTCGCCTGGTACACCAATGGGAACGAGTTGCAGTTCGCTATCTAGAATATAGGTTTGTGCATTACCAATAGGTCTACCGATCAGTTGCTGTGGTCGTGTATCGTCTAGCACTAAATGCGATAAGTTATACACTGTTGTGAATATCGTTGCTTCTGTAGCGCCGTATCAGTTAATCAATAGCGGTGGTTCTTTTAAATTATGGAGACGCGATCGCTCGTCTATACACTGTTGCCACAGTTTCAATTTTTATGGTAGCCATTTTTCTAACCCAATAGGCAACAGTCGTACTGAAGTCGGTAGGGTTTGAAAAGTTGTTGTTAATTCAGAAATTAACTGATTCCAGTACGCTGTTCTCACCATCAATACTGTTAGCCGCCACTCCCAGCACTTCTGTATAAATGTAGAGACAGAACTCAGCATCTCGGCAGTACGCAACACTAGCGTTGCACCACAGATCAGACAAGGATAGATTTCTTCGACAGCTGCGTCAAATTTTTCTCATATCAGGTGCTAGGCAAATCCCCTTCAGGCAAGATTTCTTCTATGTTGATTATCCACGGAATACCTTGATCAACTGGAGAACTGACGCTAATTCTAGCTTTATTCGCAAAGCGTTGTAACTTTTTAGCTAAATGTGGAATCGTGATCATGATATTCTGATAACTTGCCAAGGTAAAAATTCTTGCCAGTCAGAAGTTAACGTCCCGACCCGCGCTCGGTTACCACAAGCAATAATGAGGAAAGCATTGTAGATAAATAACTGTGGTATCTTTTGCAAGTATGTCTGAAGTCGCTGATAGGCAGCTTTGAGAGTAGCGTTTTCATCCTGGGGGTGAGTCCAGACCATCACTGCCAATGGTAAGCCGTTAACGAAGACAACTACATCCAAACTATGAGTACAATTGCCTTTCACAACGGTAAATGGATTAATTACCAACCAATCATTATTCAGCAAGTTAGATAGGTCTACTAGCGATACGTTCTCTCGGACTGTTTGACCATTAAACTGGTAGGCGACATCAACCCCTGTAGTCAAGAGTTTATGAAAGTGATGGTTATTTGATAGCAGGTTGAGACTCTCAAGACTTGTGACTTGGCGAATAGCTTGGGCAATTGCCTCAGATGATAATCTGGGATTAATTCGCTGTAAGGCACTGCACAAGCGTACTGGCAAAAGTACCTCAGTCTGATTGCTGTGCTCTATCTGATGCTGCCTGTTGACAGTCGGTGAATCTAACAAAACTGTGTAGCCGATGACCTCAAACCAAGTGATTAAGGGAGATATAGGAACAGTTGTTGTTAAGTCAAGGGTTTGAGAAATGCCACTTGATTTGACTGATGCTCTTGTCGGCAGTCCAGGATTCATTTCTGTAGAAGCGGTAATTTTTAATCAAAGCAAAACTTGCCTAAATGGCGTTGGGGTTGGTATATTCTCCATGATTGATACTGCTTGTATAGCAACCATCAAAACTGAAATTAGTTGCTAAAACTGTATCGTTTGCTGCATTTACCAAATTAGTTGGTACTAAATCAGAAAATAGGTTGGTAAATTGCTCAACGAATTTTTAGAGATTAAAAGACCTGAGTTCCTTATATTTGAAGGCTTTTGAGCAACTAGCAGCAGGTAATATTTCATTCAGAGCAAAAAAAATTGCGCTTCGCAAGCAAACTGGCAATTTCTGTGATATTGTTTTTGTATGGGGAATCAAGAGAGCGAAAGCACAGAAAGTCTGCAAACCAAAATGATATGCATTAGTAGATTGTGCGATCTGCACCAAAGCAGCAGCCCTTCGCGATCGCCTTTGGTAGATGCGAGTTAAATCCGCTACGGCTTTGATAAACTGAGAGATAAAGCCAATGAAGCAGGATAGTAACCTCCGTAATAACTTGAAGTCAATCAGAACCCGTTTAGCTATGAGTCAACAAGACTTGGCTAACCTAGCTGGTGTAACTCGTCAAACAATTAGTGGTGTAGAGTCGGGACAATATGCTCCCTCGGTTGAGATTACACTGCGCCTAGCCAAGGCGCTTGGCTGTCAAGTTGAGCATCTATTCTGGCTTGAGCGAGATTTACCTGAAATTGAAGCAGTTCTCGCCAAACCTGTTTCTTGCTTGCAACCACTAAGAGTCAGTCTAGCGCGGGTGGGAGGTCAATGGATAGCTTATCCCCTGATTGGCAAAGATGCCTTTCGCCAAGATATGATTCCGGCTGATGGTGAGGGTGAGAAGCAGACTAACACAGATAAAGTTCGTGTCCGACTCCTCGACGATAATATGGACACACTTTATAACACAGTTGTCATTGCTGGTTGTTCCCCTGTGATTTCTCTCTGGGCCAGAGCTACCGAACGCTGGCATCCCCAACTACGAGTTCAATATAACTTTGCCAACAGTATGGCTGCATTACATAGTCTATGCAGAGGTGAGGCTCACATTGCGGGAATGCACCTATACGACCCGGTTTCGGGGGAATACAATATTCCCTTTGTCCGTAAAGTTCTAGCTGGGAGAGAAGCTGTTTTGATTACTCTTGGAGTCTGGGAGGAGGGACTGATGGTGCAGCCTGGGAACCCGAAAGGAATCAGAACTTTGACCGACTTAGTGCAAATGAAAGCAACCATTGTTAACCGAGAAGTAGGTTCTGGCAGTCGTTTGCTTTTAGAACAAACCTTAGAAAAGGAACAAGTGCCATTCGATGCTCTTCAAGGCTTTGAGCGGATTATCACCAGTCATCAAGATGTTGCTGGTGCGATCGCCTCAGGAGTTGCAGATGCAGGTATCAGTACAGCATCTGTAGCGGCAGCCTT includes the following:
- a CDS encoding substrate-binding domain-containing protein; the encoded protein is MKQDSNLRNNLKSIRTRLAMSQQDLANLAGVTRQTISGVESGQYAPSVEITLRLAKALGCQVEHLFWLERDLPEIEAVLAKPVSCLQPLRVSLARVGGQWIAYPLIGKDAFRQDMIPADGEGEKQTNTDKVRVRLLDDNMDTLYNTVVIAGCSPVISLWARATERWHPQLRVQYNFANSMAALHSLCRGEAHIAGMHLYDPVSGEYNIPFVRKVLAGREAVLITLGVWEEGLMVQPGNPKGIRTLTDLVQMKATIVNREVGSGSRLLLEQTLEKEQVPFDALQGFERIITSHQDVAGAIASGVADAGISTASVAAAFGLGFIPLRQSRYDLVILKKYLEETPVQQLLSTLGHRLVHSQLEILGGYDISKIGEVVATV
- a CDS encoding type I restriction endonuclease; the protein is MNPGLPTRASVKSSGISQTLDLTTTVPISPLITWFEVIGYTVLLDSPTVNRQHQIEHSNQTEVLLPVRLCSALQRINPRLSSEAIAQAIRQVTSLESLNLLSNNHHFHKLLTTGVDVAYQFNGQTVRENVSLVDLSNLLNNDWLVINPFTVVKGNCTHSLDVVVFVNGLPLAVMVWTHPQDENATLKAAYQRLQTYLQKIPQLFIYNAFLIIACGNRARVGTLTSDWQEFLPWQVIRIS
- a CDS encoding type I polyketide synthase; protein product: MNKFEYNSNLPSALENSDFVIQQLESQLDKLEKYQTEPIAIIGMSCRFPGANDPESFWKLLRSGTNSATEIPEARWALNNYYDPDPSVTGKMPLRYGYFLTDIDQFDPDFFRISPREAGAIDPQHRLLLEVSWEALERAGYVPDRLAGSPTGVFIGLTSEDYNDVVQKRPFELNKQHELFFVTGVKSYAASGRISYTWGLTGPALTIDTACSASSVAIHQACTSLRQRECEMALAGGVNLTLDPTVHLYTYKGRILTLNSHCKVFDASADGYVRAEGCGIVVLKRLSDAIADRDNILAVIRGSGVNQDGASYSFSAPNGESQQALLRRVLAQAKVNPAEVSYFEAHGTGTAIGDATELTTVEQVFGPSHSKESPILVGSCKANIGHPEPASGIASLIKLVLSLQNQEIAPQINIKKINPCLDWEKTSVQIPTQLTPWTSSQRRMAALNCFGISGTNSCMLVQEAPELESVNSEWERPEHILVISAKTSVALKQLVELYLQHLSNHPEQALTDICFTANTGRLHLHHRLSIVGASAEEIKGKLAAFHQNEEAVGFSSGEINNSEPAKIAFLFTGQGSQYVEMGRQLYETQPTFRKALERCNEILQPYLEKSLLEVIYPRPGENSPLDETAYTQPCLFALEYALYCLWQSWGITPSAVMGHSVGEYIAACVAGVFSLEDALKLIVARGKLIQQLPKGGMMVALMANQQQVTAVIEESAAKVVIAAINSPESTVISGDEQAVKAVVARFEIEGIKSKQLQVSHAFHSPLMEPIIAEFKQVAREISYSPPKISMISNLTGEAVTHELTTPEYWCRHILSPVNFLAGINTLHSLGYEVFLECGSKPILLGTGRQCLPEGFGTWLPSLYPGKNDWQVLLQSLGQLYVGGAKVDWAGFDKDYLRRRVVLPTYPFQRQRYWLETEKDNDHPTTSVQLVTQVKQNQVDSKKGNKMHSQKLVKLLEQQRLQIIELLLEDTEQQSELRDKSTQINEQQYFKQSEESIPERYPNKVFTQANILQQLKVDAGNRRSILINYLQTQIAKILGRSPNQLRVDNTLTELGLESLSAIEFREKIKQELDIDVHGKNLLQGISIIRLTDEILDELSQKILSN